A genomic window from Salvia miltiorrhiza cultivar Shanhuang (shh) chromosome 5, IMPLAD_Smil_shh, whole genome shotgun sequence includes:
- the LOC130986547 gene encoding uncharacterized protein LOC130986547: MPSLGSMNDNELLPNMVAVAVLVITVTANVAIHIIELQRYQQKAIIPSIMMLLSLVMLVSMALSVSTMKRSLKWKYQEKHREALEEEEEEEEEMKMDDQRRRMMKYWVMAESSCPQFVVARSNVSAASSLISSLFYCIYTLVQVLRGARTNAAGKSLYGISTKWIVHIQSIGLGIAVIVAALRWFVAAVFTCTTTFSDTFKIESYWIQTLNDWRNSLLAGFKIGPNKWGKHLLDAQWCVLTFCIGVQCCVVLVSKTLVFFSGFMVTPFASCFSHMISKFARRDDGASSDTNLSRYVLLLDGEAELPESLVRSMCGEADRMIQIGREKKPSNLISLLRNINVGSSNNQITSLVSDQDCWTLQVVTLTSIAVALPNISEHQRKQLLSSVSQGLCLAKIVEKTLDTNAELKSIRKAASVTWVEVLVYSKWVEIDLRRAFLQCRNGEEVVQELSDKA, from the coding sequence ATGCCTTCTCTGGGCTCCATGAACGACAACGAGCTCCTCCCAAACATGGTCGCCGTAGCCGTCCTCGTGATCACCGTCACGGCTAACGTGGCCATTCACATCATCGAGCTGCAACGCTACCAACAAAAAGCAATCATCCCTTCAATTATGATGTTGCTTTCTCTTGTGATGCTGGTTTCTATGGCGCTTAGCGTGTCAACGATGAAGAGGAGCCTGAAATGGAAGTACCAAGAGAAGCACAGAGAAGCTttagaggaagaagaagaagaagaagaagagatgaAGATGGATGATCAGAGAAGACGCATGATGAAATATTGGGTGATGGCAGAGAGCAGCTGCCCTCAGTTTGTAGTGGCACGTTCTAACGTTTCCGCAGCTTCATCTCTCATCTCCTCTCTTTTTTATTGCATATATACTTTGGTTCAAGTGCTTCGTGGGGCAAGAACAAATGCAGCGGGTAAGTCACTCTATGGAATCTCTACCAAATGGATTGTACATATTCAGTCTATTGGGTTGGGAATAGCCGTGATTGTGGCTGCGTTGAGATGGTTCGTCGCCGCCGTGTTCACGTGCACAACCACATTTTCCGACACGTTCAAGATAGAAAGCTACTGGATTCAGACTCTCAACGACTGGAGAAACTCTCTCTTGGCAGGCTTCAAAATTGGGCCAAACAAATGGGGAAAACATCTTCTTGATGCACAATGGTGTGTGCTAACTTTCTGCATCGGAGTTCAGTGTTGTGTTGTCCTTGTAAGCAAAACCCTCGTCTTCTTTTCTGGCTTCATGGTCACTCCATTTGCATCGTGCTTCTCTCACATGATCAGCAAGTTTGCGAGGAGGGATGATGGTGCATCATCGGATACCAACCTTAGCCGTTACGTTCTGTTACTAGACGGTGAGGCGGAGCTGCCGGAAAGCTTGGTGAGAAGCATGTGCGGTGAGGCTGATCGCATGATTCAGATTGGCAGAGAGAAGAAGCCCTCCAACCTTATAAGTCTTCTACGCAATATTAATGTTGGCAGCTCTAATAACCAAATTACAAGCCTAGTTTCTGATCAAGATTGTTGGACGCTACAAGTGGTGACTCTGACAAGCATTGCAGTCGCGCTTCCCAATATCTCCGAGCATCAACGCAAGCAGTTGTTGAGCAGTGTGAGCCAAGGCCTCTGTCTCGCAAAGATTGTTGAGAAAACTTTGGATACAAATGCAGAGCTTAAGAGCATTAGGAAAGCTGCAAGTGTTACTTGGGTGGAAGTGCTGGTTTACTCCAAGTGGGTAGAGATCGATCTCAGAAGAGCATTTCTACAGTGCAGAAATGGCGAGGAGGTCGTGCAAGAGCTCTCCGATAAAGCCTGA